Within Pseudomonas sp. LBUM920, the genomic segment TGCAGCAAGGTTACAGCGCGTGCGCCGTCGTAGTCCGAACGCTGCAAAGTGTAACGAGTGTTGTCTACAGAGAAACGCTCAGCCGTTACATAAAGCAGACGTGTCGAGAAAGCACCCTTGATACCGGTCAGCTTTTCAAACGACTGGTCCGAGATGTAGTGCGCCATGTCCCGCAGTTGTTCGGCGGTGCCCGATACGCTGCCGGTCAAGACCTGCTGCTCGGTGGCCACGTTGAACAACGTGTACTGGATCTGCAGGCGACCGCCGGCCGGCGTGATGTTGCCGACCATCAGGTACTGGGCGCCCACCGCCTTCCAGTCACGGAACACAACTTCGCTGGCCTGGTTAGGCTGGCTGATCATGTTGCCTTTCGGAATCGGCGCGTAGTAACCGGAGTTGCGCAGGTCGTCACTGACGATCTGGGCCATGTCGTCCGGCAGCACGCTGCCGCCCTGCCAGCCGAACGGTACTACGGCAATCGGGGTGGCCCGATCGCTACCGCTGGTAACCAGGATGTTCTTTTCATCCGCCGCCGCTATCCCTGCCATACAGCAAATAACGACAAGCATTCCTCGAAGAAGGTTTCTCACAAGGCTAGATCCTCAGGTGTGAATGTCATCTTGAATGAACGATAGGGAGCGAAGTCGCTTGGTTTCATTCCCTGCATCTCGGTCAACCGGCCAATGTTCTTGACCGCGGCAACCGCCGAACTGTCGAACGAACCGTCACCACTGGACTTGGCCACGCTGACCGAAGTCACCGTACCGTCCGGCAACATGCCGATCTGCAGCACTACTGTCATGCCTTTGCGTGCCGAAGGTGGACGTGTCCAGCCTTCCGCTGCCCGTGCCCGAATCAGGTCGTCGAAACTGCCCGCGACTTCATCACCACGTTCATCGGCCAAGGCTTGCTGACGCTGCGGCGTGTCGGAAAGCAAATCTGCCAAGGCCTGGGCCTTTTTCTCTTCGGCGGATTTACGTGCTGCTTCCTGGGCCTTTTTCTTGCTGGCGTCGGCGGCAGCTTTCTTCTTCGCGTCGTCGGCGACTTTCTTCTTCGCCTCGTCTGCTTCAGCTTTTTTCTTGGCGTCTTCGGCGGCTTTCTTCTTCGCGTCTTCGACTATCTTTTTCTTGGCGTCTTCAGCGGCCTTTTTCTTGGCCTCTTCTTCGGCAGCTTTTTTGGCTTCTTCTTCAGACTTCTTTTTAGCTATATCAGCCAATTGTTTCTCTTCGGCTTTTTTAGCTTCGGCAGCTTTATCGGCTTTTTTGGCTTCATCAGCCTTTTTCGCCTCGTCAGCTTTCTTGGCTTCGTCAGCCTTTTTCGATTCCTCGGCCTTTTGAGCCGCCTCTTCTTTCTTTTGTTCCGCAGCAGCCTTCACCGCTTCCTGCTCGACCTTCTTCTGTTCCATCTGTTCGACTTCAGTCTGGCGCGCAGCCGACTTCTGGGCCTCACCCGCAATCTTTTGATTGGTCTGGGTGGTGGCCTGACTTTTCGATTTCAGCTGATACAGGGTCGCCTGCACGATCGGCTTGGCTGGCGGCAAGTCCGGGGTCATGGCAAAGCTGACGAACAGCATGCCAAACACCAGGACGTGCAGGGCAATTGCCCAGACGCTAGGCCAGAAGTAGCTTTCCGAGGCGGACGGCTCTCGCTGTTGCTGCATCAGGGCGCCTCGGTAATCAAGCCAACGTTACCCACGCCGGCCTTCTGCAGCCCACCCATGGCGCCCATGACGGAACCATAGTCGACCACTTTGTCGCCGCGAATGAACACCTGGGTGTGCTTGCCGCCTTCGTTGCCGGACCGGATGATCTTGGTCACGGCATCGGTCATCTGCGGCAAGGTCATGGCCTTGTCCTGCTGTTTCTGAGTGTCGACTTCGCTGCCAAGGTTCCAGTAATAGGTCTTGTCAGCCTTGATCGAAATGGTCAGGACCTGAGTGTTGTTGTCTTGCGGCAAGGCTTCGCTGGAAACCTTGGGCAGATCAACCTTCACGCCCTGATTGAGCATCGGCGCGGTCACCATGAAGATGACCAGCAGCACCAACATCACGTCGATGTAAGGCACTACGTTCATCTCGGCGACCGGCTTGCGCTTTTTGCGAGCTCGAGCGATTAAAGCCATTGGGAATTACCTGCTTATTCTTCGCTGGTGTGCACTTTACGGTGCAGGATCGCCTGGAATTCGTCGGCGAAGGTGTAGTAACGGCTGATCAAGGTCTCGCCGCGCGCGGCAAAACGGTTGTAGGCAATTACTGCGGGGATAGCAGCGAACAAGCCGATCGCGGTAGCGATCAGGGCTTCGGCGATACCCGGGGCCACGGTGGCCAGGGTCGCTTGCTGGGCCTGAGCCAGGCCACGGAAGGAGTTCATGATGCCCCACACCGTACCGAACAGGCCGATATACGGGCTCACGGAACCGACGGTGGCGAGAAACGGCAGGCTCTGCTCCAGCTTCTCTTCTTCGCGGGAAATCGCGACGCGCATGGCACGGGCCACGCCTTCCATGACTGCTTCCGGGTCAACGCCCGGTTGCTGACGCAGGCGGGAGAACTCCTTGAAGCCAGCGCGGAAGATCTGCTCGACGCCCGAATCCGGGTCCGGGTTGCTGCCGGCCTGGCGGTACAGCTTGGACAGGTCGATACCCGACCAGAAGCGCTCTTCGAAGCTCTCCAGGGCACGTCGACCGGCACGCAGCAAATTGCTGCGCTGAAAAATCATGACCCAAGAGGTAACCGATGCGGCTACCAGGACCAGCATCACCAGTTGAACCACGACACTGGCATTGCTGACCAGGCTCCACATGGAGGAATGGTCGACGACGGTAGGTTCCACGCTAAATCTCCTGCTTTGATTGTTTACCCGCGCCGCTTACGCCGGCAAAGGCCGCACGTAGAGCTTCGGGAATGGCCCGGGGTTTCAAACTATTGGTGCGCACACAGGCCACCAGGAACTGCCCCTCACAGAGCAGCGTTGCATCCGTTGCCCGCCTGACTTGCTGTTTAAAGCGCAGGCTGACACGGTTCAATTCGATTACTTCAGCGCTGACCAGCAACTCGTCGTCCAATCGCGCCGGTGCGTGATAACGCGCCTCGCTGGAATGCACGACGAATAACAGGTCCTCCCCTGCCAGCTGGGATTGGGCAAAGCCCAGCTCCCGTAGCCGCTCGGTTCGAGCCCGCTCCATGAACTTGAGGTAGTTGACGTAATAAACGATGCCGCCGGCATCGGTGTCCTCGTAATAAACGCGACAGCGATGTGCGAACGACTGATCCCCGTTTTGCGCGCGCATACTCTAGTGCTTACTCCTCAGGTTGCCAATCCGGCTGGGCAACTGTTTTTTCCATTCTCTGAAACATTTGCAGCAACTGAATGACGCTACCAGCCACTAGGACAGCACAAACATCAGATAAATCGACTGACGTGAGCTTTTTAATCGTCCACTGCATCCAGGAATTCGTCTACTACAGGCATCTCGCCCAATCGTGACGGAATGTTTAACCCGAAGTGCAAATAAGCATGACGCGTCACCACCCGCCCCCTTGGCGTGCGCATGATGTACCCCTGCTGGATCAGGTACGGTTCCAGCACATCCTCAATGGTATGACGCTCCTCGCTGATCGCCGCCGCCAGGCTGTCCACACCCACCGGGCCGCCGTCGAACTTCTCGATCATGGTCAAGAGTAGACGTCGATCCTGGTGGTCGAAGCCATGTTCGTCCACATCCAGCAGGTTCAACGCCAAATCGGCCACGGCCTTGGTGATATGACCCTTGGCGCGCACTTCAGCAAAATCGCGCACACGTCGCAATAAACGGTTGGCAATCCGCGGCGTGCCCCGCGCTCGACGGGCGATTTCAAAGGCGCCTTCCGGGTCGAGCGGCAAGCCAAGAATACTCGCCGAACGACTGACAATCGTCGCCAGGTCTGCGGTGCTATAGAACTCTAGACGTTGAACAATGCCGAAACGGTCTCGCAGCGGGTTGGTCAGCATGCCCGCGCGGGTGGTCGCGCCCACCAGGGTGAACGGCGGCAGGTCGAGCTTGATCGAGCGGGCCGCCGGGCCTTCGCCGATCATAATGTCGAGCTGGAAGTCTTCCATGGCCGGGTACAGCACTTCTTCGACGATGGGCGACAACCGGTGAATCTCGTCGATAAACAGCACATCGTGCGGTTCA encodes:
- the tolA gene encoding cell envelope integrity protein TolA gives rise to the protein MQQQREPSASESYFWPSVWAIALHVLVFGMLFVSFAMTPDLPPAKPIVQATLYQLKSKSQATTQTNQKIAGEAQKSAARQTEVEQMEQKKVEQEAVKAAAEQKKEEAAQKAEESKKADEAKKADEAKKADEAKKADKAAEAKKAEEKQLADIAKKKSEEEAKKAAEEEAKKKAAEDAKKKIVEDAKKKAAEDAKKKAEADEAKKKVADDAKKKAAADASKKKAQEAARKSAEEKKAQALADLLSDTPQRQQALADERGDEVAGSFDDLIRARAAEGWTRPPSARKGMTVVLQIGMLPDGTVTSVSVAKSSGDGSFDSSAVAAVKNIGRLTEMQGMKPSDFAPYRSFKMTFTPEDLAL
- the tolR gene encoding protein TolR → MARARKKRKPVAEMNVVPYIDVMLVLLVIFMVTAPMLNQGVKVDLPKVSSEALPQDNNTQVLTISIKADKTYYWNLGSEVDTQKQQDKAMTLPQMTDAVTKIIRSGNEGGKHTQVFIRGDKVVDYGSVMGAMGGLQKAGVGNVGLITEAP
- the tolQ gene encoding protein TolQ, whose protein sequence is MEPTVVDHSSMWSLVSNASVVVQLVMLVLVAASVTSWVMIFQRSNLLRAGRRALESFEERFWSGIDLSKLYRQAGSNPDPDSGVEQIFRAGFKEFSRLRQQPGVDPEAVMEGVARAMRVAISREEEKLEQSLPFLATVGSVSPYIGLFGTVWGIMNSFRGLAQAQQATLATVAPGIAEALIATAIGLFAAIPAVIAYNRFAARGETLISRYYTFADEFQAILHRKVHTSEE
- the ybgC gene encoding tol-pal system-associated acyl-CoA thioesterase yields the protein MRAQNGDQSFAHRCRVYYEDTDAGGIVYYVNYLKFMERARTERLRELGFAQSQLAGEDLLFVVHSSEARYHAPARLDDELLVSAEVIELNRVSLRFKQQVRRATDATLLCEGQFLVACVRTNSLKPRAIPEALRAAFAGVSGAGKQSKQEI
- the ruvB gene encoding Holliday junction branch migration DNA helicase RuvB; amino-acid sequence: MIEADRLIAATGPRDREEVQDRAIRPLSLAEYIGQPTVREQMELFIQAARGRSESLDHTLIFGPPGLGKTTLANIIAQEMGVSIKSTSGPVLERPGDLAALLTNLEPHDVLFIDEIHRLSPIVEEVLYPAMEDFQLDIMIGEGPAARSIKLDLPPFTLVGATTRAGMLTNPLRDRFGIVQRLEFYSTADLATIVSRSASILGLPLDPEGAFEIARRARGTPRIANRLLRRVRDFAEVRAKGHITKAVADLALNLLDVDEHGFDHQDRRLLLTMIEKFDGGPVGVDSLAAAISEERHTIEDVLEPYLIQQGYIMRTPRGRVVTRHAYLHFGLNIPSRLGEMPVVDEFLDAVDD